In Gossypium raimondii isolate GPD5lz chromosome 12, ASM2569854v1, whole genome shotgun sequence, a single window of DNA contains:
- the LOC105764083 gene encoding uncharacterized protein LOC105764083 has translation MESYGSGQRPYGADRRMEIVSGKNTSVGSNQIYSTTRSRSPDLPPVPTRTSQGSSKPWGFTDPEMKRKKRIAKYKVYTVEGKMKASLSKGLRWIKNKCSQIAHGY, from the coding sequence ATGGAGAGTTACGGGTCGGGTCAAAGGCCATACGGGGCGGATCGAAGGATGGAGATAGTTAGCGGGAAGAACACGAGCGTTGGATCCAATCAGATCTACTCTACTACTCGTTCGCGTTCCCCTGATTTACCACCCGTTCCGACTCGGACGAGTCAAGGATCATCGAAGCCATGGGGATTTACGGATCCCGAGATGAAGAGGAAGAAAAGGATCGCGAAATACAAGGTTTACACAGTGGAAGGGAAAATGAAAGCTTCATTGAGTAAAGGTCTTCGTTGGATCAAGAACAAATGCTCGCAGATCGCCCATGGTTATTAA
- the LOC105762463 gene encoding uncharacterized protein LOC105762463 produces MENTSSLMSCISMFRDKKKAPDGGNDVPLQKGRTRSPSMSLFKVAIRLLRTKPVAEMVPDSKPVQVDVDSKVEWKGMAVGSVHPMHLQSTPLSPSHSPPMKATTPKIMLEPKYMPNREEKEEVILLPLSPIAFPISSFNDVSSSDSSPYDSPCEGSDKEKCDEHNDDGGDEEIDAKAEEFITQFYEQMRLQTLNS; encoded by the coding sequence ATGGAAAACACGTCATCATTGATGTCTTGTATTTCCATGTTCAGGGACAAAAAGAAGGCTCCCGATGGTGGAAATGATGTGCCCTTGCAAAAGGGAAGAACACGTTCCCCTTCCATGAGTCTTTTCAAGGTGGCTATTAGATTGTTGCGTACAAAACCCGTGGCCGAAATGGTGCCGGATTCAAAGCCCGTTCAGGTCGATGTGGATTCAAAGGTAGAGTGGAAAGGGATGGCTGTTGGGTCGGTGCATCCAATGCATTTACAAAGCACCCCATTGTCCCCATCTCATTCCCCACCCATGAAGGCCACCACTCCTAAGATCATGCTCGAGCCCAAGTATATGCCCAATAGAGAAGAAAAGGAGGAAGTTATCTTGTTGCCGTTGTCTCCGATAGCATTTCCAATTTCGTCTTTCAATGACGTGTCATCGAGTGATTCCAGCCCGTATGATTCGCCTTGTGAAGGAAGCGACAAAGAGAAATGCGATGAGCACAACGATGACGGCGGCGATGAAGAGATTGATGCTAAAGCAGAAgaattcataactcaatttTACGAACAAATGAGGCTTCAAACCTTGAATTCTTGA
- the LOC105764082 gene encoding uncharacterized protein LOC105764082 isoform X1: MPAQIAIEEEQQQQPLLHSTTTDGIEEEVVTSSLSNEPDALKRKLIGSNQRLLSLDVFRGLTVALMILVDDAGGAFPSINHAPWFGVTIADFVMPFFLFGVGVSISLVFKKASSKSLATKKVVLRTVKLFLLGLFLQGGYFHGRNNLAYGVDVAKIRWLGVLQRISIGYLLASITEIWLVRNVMVDSPTAFVQKYYIQWLGNTMLAEMIIATLLLSLYMCVLYGLYVPNWEFQSPSLTLSTNGPHTQIVHCGVRGSLEPPCNAVGYIDRYFLGEPHLYRRPVYRRTKECSVNSPDYGPLPPHSPEWCLAPFDPEGILSSLMAVLTCIVGLHFGHILLHHKGQMHRVVLWSMSSFALLFSGFVLQLLGIPFSKPLYTLSYMCITAGASGLFLTIIFYIVDVKHFRKPVVLLQWMGMNALIIYALAACDIFPAAVQGFYWRSPENNLVDGLESLLQSVLRSSKWGTLVFVLLEILFWCLVGGFLHMKGIYIKL, from the exons atgccTGCACAAATCGCTATAGAAgaagaacaacaacaacaacctcTTCTCCACAGTACTACCACCGATGGAATCGAAGAAGAGGTCGTCACTTCCTCATTATCCAATGAGCCAGATGCCCTTAAACGCAAGCTCATCGGCTCTAATCAACGCCTTCTTTCTCTCGACGTATTCCGTGGCCTTACCGTCGCG TTGATGATTTTGGTTGATGATGCTGGAGGGGCTTTTCCATCAATCAATCACGCTCCGTGGTTTGGTGTGACCATAGCTGATTTCGTGAtgccatttttcctttttggtgttGGGGTCTCTATTAGCCTTGTATTTAAG AAAGCTTCCAGCAAATCATTGGCCACAAAGAAAGTCGTATTGAGGACGGTCAAGCTCTTTCTGCTGGGGTTGTTTCTACAAG GAGGATACTTTCATGGGCGTAATAATCTTGCATATGGAGTTGATGTGGCCAAGATAAGATGGCTAGGTGTACTGCAG AGGATATCAATTGGATATCTGCTGGCTTCAATAACGGAAATCTGGCTTGTTAGAAATGTCATGGTTGACTCTCCAACTGCATTTGTTCAGAAGTACTACATTCAGTGGTTAGGAAATACTATGCTTGCTGAAAT GATTATTGCTACCCTATTATTATCACTTTACATGTGCGTGCTCTATGGCCTTTATGTTCCAAACTGGGAATTTCAATCCCCAAGCCTCACTCTGTCCACTAATGGGCCCCATACTCAGATT GTACATTGTGGAGTAAGAGGGAGTCTTGAACCTCCATGCAATGCTGTTGGCTATATTGATAGGTATTTTCTGGGTGAACCACATCTTTATCGACGTCCTGTATACAGAAGAACAAAG GAATGCAGTGTTAATTCTCCTGACTATGGGCCTTTGCCACCGCATTCACCCGAATGGTGCCTTGCTCCATTTGATCCCGAGGGCATCTTAAG TTCATTAATGGCTGTCCTCACTTGTATTGTGGGATTGCATTTTGGACATATACTTCTGCATCATAAG GGTCAAATGCATAGAGTGGTTCTGTGGTCCATGTCTTCCTTTGCATTGCTATTTTCTGGATTTGTTTTACAATTGCTAG GCATTCCCTTCTCCAAACCACTGTACACATTGAGCTATATGTGCATCACTGCAGGAGCATCAGGCTTGTTCTTGACCATCATCTTTTACATA GTTGATGTCAAACATTTTAGAAAGCCGGTGGTGTTACTTCAGTGGATGGGAATGAATGCTCTTATAATATATGCTCTGGCTGCTTGCGACATTTTCCCAGCTGCCGTGCAAGGCTTTTATTGGCGCTCACCAGAAAATAACTTG GTTGATGGCTTGGAATCATTGTTACAGTCCGTACTTCGTTCAAGCAAGTGGGGTACCCTGGTATTTGTATTGCTCGAGATCTTGTTTTGGTGCCTAGTTGGCGGTTTTCTTCACATGAAAGGCATATATATAAAACTGTAG
- the LOC105764082 gene encoding uncharacterized protein LOC105764082 isoform X3 produces the protein MPAQIAIEEEQQQQPLLHSTTTDGIEEEVVTSSLSNEPDALKRKLIGSNQRLLSLDVFRGLTVALMILVDDAGGAFPSINHAPWFGVTIADFVMPFFLFGVGVSISLVFKKASSKSLATKKVVLRTVKLFLLGLFLQGGYFHGRNNLAYGVDVAKIRWLGVLQRISIGYLLASITEIWLVRNVMVDSPTAFVQKYYIQWLGNTMLAEMIIATLLLSLYMCVLYGLYVPNWEFQSPSLTLSTNGPHTQIVHCGVRGSLEPPCNAVGYIDRYFLGEPHLYRRPVYRRTKECSVNSPDYGPLPPHSPEWCLAPFDPEGILSSLMAVLTCIVGLHFGHILLHHKGQMHRVVLWSMSSFALLFSGFVLQLLGIPFSKPLYTLSYMCITAGASGLFLTIIFYIVDVKHFRKPVVLLQWMGMNALIIYALAACDIFPAAVQGFYWRSPENNLVDGLESLLQSVLRSSKWGTLYW, from the exons atgccTGCACAAATCGCTATAGAAgaagaacaacaacaacaacctcTTCTCCACAGTACTACCACCGATGGAATCGAAGAAGAGGTCGTCACTTCCTCATTATCCAATGAGCCAGATGCCCTTAAACGCAAGCTCATCGGCTCTAATCAACGCCTTCTTTCTCTCGACGTATTCCGTGGCCTTACCGTCGCG TTGATGATTTTGGTTGATGATGCTGGAGGGGCTTTTCCATCAATCAATCACGCTCCGTGGTTTGGTGTGACCATAGCTGATTTCGTGAtgccatttttcctttttggtgttGGGGTCTCTATTAGCCTTGTATTTAAG AAAGCTTCCAGCAAATCATTGGCCACAAAGAAAGTCGTATTGAGGACGGTCAAGCTCTTTCTGCTGGGGTTGTTTCTACAAG GAGGATACTTTCATGGGCGTAATAATCTTGCATATGGAGTTGATGTGGCCAAGATAAGATGGCTAGGTGTACTGCAG AGGATATCAATTGGATATCTGCTGGCTTCAATAACGGAAATCTGGCTTGTTAGAAATGTCATGGTTGACTCTCCAACTGCATTTGTTCAGAAGTACTACATTCAGTGGTTAGGAAATACTATGCTTGCTGAAAT GATTATTGCTACCCTATTATTATCACTTTACATGTGCGTGCTCTATGGCCTTTATGTTCCAAACTGGGAATTTCAATCCCCAAGCCTCACTCTGTCCACTAATGGGCCCCATACTCAGATT GTACATTGTGGAGTAAGAGGGAGTCTTGAACCTCCATGCAATGCTGTTGGCTATATTGATAGGTATTTTCTGGGTGAACCACATCTTTATCGACGTCCTGTATACAGAAGAACAAAG GAATGCAGTGTTAATTCTCCTGACTATGGGCCTTTGCCACCGCATTCACCCGAATGGTGCCTTGCTCCATTTGATCCCGAGGGCATCTTAAG TTCATTAATGGCTGTCCTCACTTGTATTGTGGGATTGCATTTTGGACATATACTTCTGCATCATAAG GGTCAAATGCATAGAGTGGTTCTGTGGTCCATGTCTTCCTTTGCATTGCTATTTTCTGGATTTGTTTTACAATTGCTAG GCATTCCCTTCTCCAAACCACTGTACACATTGAGCTATATGTGCATCACTGCAGGAGCATCAGGCTTGTTCTTGACCATCATCTTTTACATA GTTGATGTCAAACATTTTAGAAAGCCGGTGGTGTTACTTCAGTGGATGGGAATGAATGCTCTTATAATATATGCTCTGGCTGCTTGCGACATTTTCCCAGCTGCCGTGCAAGGCTTTTATTGGCGCTCACCAGAAAATAACTTG GTTGATGGCTTGGAATCATTGTTACAGTCCGTACTTCGTTCAAGCAAGTGGGGTACCCTG TATTGGTGA
- the LOC105764082 gene encoding uncharacterized protein LOC105764082 isoform X2 → MPAQIAIEEEQQQQPLLHSTTTDGIEEEVVTSSLSNEPDALKRKLIGSNQRLLSLDVFRGLTVALMILVDDAGGAFPSINHAPWFGVTIADFVMPFFLFGVGVSISLVFKKASSKSLATKKVVLRTVKLFLLGLFLQGGYFHGRNNLAYGVDVAKIRWLGVLQRISIGYLLASITEIWLVRNVMVDSPTAFVQKYYIQWIIATLLLSLYMCVLYGLYVPNWEFQSPSLTLSTNGPHTQIVHCGVRGSLEPPCNAVGYIDRYFLGEPHLYRRPVYRRTKECSVNSPDYGPLPPHSPEWCLAPFDPEGILSSLMAVLTCIVGLHFGHILLHHKGQMHRVVLWSMSSFALLFSGFVLQLLGIPFSKPLYTLSYMCITAGASGLFLTIIFYIVDVKHFRKPVVLLQWMGMNALIIYALAACDIFPAAVQGFYWRSPENNLVDGLESLLQSVLRSSKWGTLVFVLLEILFWCLVGGFLHMKGIYIKL, encoded by the exons atgccTGCACAAATCGCTATAGAAgaagaacaacaacaacaacctcTTCTCCACAGTACTACCACCGATGGAATCGAAGAAGAGGTCGTCACTTCCTCATTATCCAATGAGCCAGATGCCCTTAAACGCAAGCTCATCGGCTCTAATCAACGCCTTCTTTCTCTCGACGTATTCCGTGGCCTTACCGTCGCG TTGATGATTTTGGTTGATGATGCTGGAGGGGCTTTTCCATCAATCAATCACGCTCCGTGGTTTGGTGTGACCATAGCTGATTTCGTGAtgccatttttcctttttggtgttGGGGTCTCTATTAGCCTTGTATTTAAG AAAGCTTCCAGCAAATCATTGGCCACAAAGAAAGTCGTATTGAGGACGGTCAAGCTCTTTCTGCTGGGGTTGTTTCTACAAG GAGGATACTTTCATGGGCGTAATAATCTTGCATATGGAGTTGATGTGGCCAAGATAAGATGGCTAGGTGTACTGCAG AGGATATCAATTGGATATCTGCTGGCTTCAATAACGGAAATCTGGCTTGTTAGAAATGTCATGGTTGACTCTCCAACTGCATTTGTTCAGAAGTACTACATTCAGTG GATTATTGCTACCCTATTATTATCACTTTACATGTGCGTGCTCTATGGCCTTTATGTTCCAAACTGGGAATTTCAATCCCCAAGCCTCACTCTGTCCACTAATGGGCCCCATACTCAGATT GTACATTGTGGAGTAAGAGGGAGTCTTGAACCTCCATGCAATGCTGTTGGCTATATTGATAGGTATTTTCTGGGTGAACCACATCTTTATCGACGTCCTGTATACAGAAGAACAAAG GAATGCAGTGTTAATTCTCCTGACTATGGGCCTTTGCCACCGCATTCACCCGAATGGTGCCTTGCTCCATTTGATCCCGAGGGCATCTTAAG TTCATTAATGGCTGTCCTCACTTGTATTGTGGGATTGCATTTTGGACATATACTTCTGCATCATAAG GGTCAAATGCATAGAGTGGTTCTGTGGTCCATGTCTTCCTTTGCATTGCTATTTTCTGGATTTGTTTTACAATTGCTAG GCATTCCCTTCTCCAAACCACTGTACACATTGAGCTATATGTGCATCACTGCAGGAGCATCAGGCTTGTTCTTGACCATCATCTTTTACATA GTTGATGTCAAACATTTTAGAAAGCCGGTGGTGTTACTTCAGTGGATGGGAATGAATGCTCTTATAATATATGCTCTGGCTGCTTGCGACATTTTCCCAGCTGCCGTGCAAGGCTTTTATTGGCGCTCACCAGAAAATAACTTG GTTGATGGCTTGGAATCATTGTTACAGTCCGTACTTCGTTCAAGCAAGTGGGGTACCCTGGTATTTGTATTGCTCGAGATCTTGTTTTGGTGCCTAGTTGGCGGTTTTCTTCACATGAAAGGCATATATATAAAACTGTAG